The nucleotide window ATTCTCTGCTCCTCCTAACATATCTCAGAAGGTTCTTTTCATTCATGGAAAATCCCCTCATGTCTTTGAattggtttatactgtatatttgtcgCATACTGATACTTTAATCGATTGGCCATCAATCCAAAGTAGAAATTCTCGGTCATGACATTGACTGCTTATTTTGCTTTGCTTATTATTTGTCTTGTAGATATAATAAAGAAGATTGCTAAATTGATTTTCACTGGAGGGGATCTTTAAGAAATAAACTAGCTATTTCTTCATAATGTTAAACACCAAATAGTCTGATCTCATGCAAATTAATCTCACCGCTTTCAAACCCATTTGTATTTGCTTATTTACATGATTGTACAATGTATTCAAGTGCTCAGGTAATGTATAGTAACATCAGTGCTCAAGATCTTGTCAACCACTCAAGACAATAATAGgaagtgtttctgtgttttcttttacaCCATAATCAGTAGCctttttacagtaatatactaCAACAGATTTTGCTTGCTTATTTACTCAAATCATAGACCGTATAAACATGGACAATAAATGTATTATTTACAATGAAACCTTTGCACTTTGTGTAATGTTATTTCCAAATTCTATTCAACATATAGGTACTGTATACAATGAAATTGGTCAGTTTTTCTTCttgaaacaaaaacagtaaCTTCGGATCGGAGTCGAGCATGCTAGTAATCGAGCTAAAagcaccatagatatatatatctaCGTAAAAGCACATGCAGCTAGCTTTCTTGTCAGTGTAGCGTCCGAGGGGAAAGCTTCTCTTGGACTCAGTCTCGACTCCAAGTGAATAACTTCCAAGACCGGTGGAtgttcacagagacacacgcttGAAGTCCACTCGCACACGCTTGAAGTTCATTTGGCAACACATTGAGGGATTTTTTTGATGTACTGTGTAAGTATCTTTTTACTAACGTAATTCCACAAAACATCATGCTGTATGCATTGGTGGGTCAGCACACTGAAGAGGAATTTTTCAGCAGATTAATTATTTTCAAGACACACCATTTCCATGAAACTTGTAAAAATCATAGATGACAAACTCTCAATTAAAATAGACCTTTGCCATGATCCTGTCTATGTTAAAAAGTGATTTCTGCCTCATTACACCCTGTGATAAGGTGATAAATATAGCATAACTGCATTTTTTCATTATGTGGCATGATGATTTAATGTGCGCTGCGATTTGCATGTCAAAAAAAATAGAGCCCATAGTTGACCTATTGCGGAAGATAGGTGACAGTGGATTCTGTGGATTCGTACTTATCTCTTCGGTATTGATAAATATGCTGTGCATGTCGATATGCTTACTCAGTTTGTGTGTTCGTCGTTGGTCGCTGCCTGGTCACTTCCGGTCAGAGATCAAAGAACACAAGACAAGGTTGTTGGAGGTACTTCTAGTTTTTATTGACCTGGAAATAATTAATTGCAATCGATTGCAAAAGGTTAACTGTACGGATTACTGTTACGGACATACGGACGTTTCCCTATATGGCAGGGAGCACTGTACAGAACACTAACAATGTAACTATCTGTACAGTATGATATTGAGACTTTGGTAATTAATCATTAGACCATTTTATTggcaaaactgtgtgtgtgtgtgtgtaactgacaaggacaatgagagagaaagagagaagaggtatAGACTAACAAAAACATTAAGTTGCTATAAAGTTGCAGAACAATTATAAAGACCTACTATCTGAGCCACAACTTCATCGCCTCTTACTTGTGAAGACCCCAAACTCTTCTTTTCTTGACCTTTTGTCAAGGCCCTTCTTGATCCTTCCTCACcctacagtacacgcacacacacacacacacacacacaggcatgcacaccctctctctcactcacacacacacacacacacacacacacacacacacacacacttgagcacacTATTTTCAGATGTGGTCTCATCCTGGTTGATGCATGCTGTATGACTCTTTTAAAGCCGACCAGGTCCTATCCTTTCATATCCTTTTTTCTCAGAGCCTCAACCCCACAGACCACCCCTCCTAACATGGAGGTGTGAATCTAGAACACAAGCTAGCAACCTCTCTAAATAGAGAcataacacatttaaaaaaatgggGAACTACAGAATATGCAGAGACTGTAGAGTAACTAACTCTCCACTTATCAATCAGCACCATTGGATAGTGCAGGTCCTGCAGTTTCATGTGATATGCATGTGCTATCTTTGTGATGAGAATCAGTCCCATGACCCACATGGTATCCTGGACATGTTATTGTACTCAGAGCCTGTGCTCTGCAGCTAACTGAAGTTTGGACTGACATCACTGTACACTCCACTGCAACAAGCCTGAATAACTTTCTTAATGACAGACTCATTCTTTTCAGAGAGGGTTAAGGCAGATCTTTGTTCTTTTCAAGACACACCATTTCCATAAAACGTCTAGAAATCATAGATGACGAACTTTCAATTAACATAAACCTTTGCAATGTTCCTGTCTATGTTAAAAAGTAATTTCTGCCTCATTACAccctgtgatgtggtgataaATATTGGTATGCATGTTTTCATTATGTGGTTTGCATTTCATAAAAACGCATGCCAGGTTTTATGGAATTCACTTCCAATGGGGTCCATAGAATTAGTGTACATTTAGTGTACACCATTGGCCTATATGGCTggattttctgtgaatatctcgagaaccgtagggcctaTATGACCAAATGTTTTTGTGCGTTGGCCTCCAGGGTCCATGTTGACCCATCCCATATTCACTCATTTGATGTATGGTGCCACCTAGTTAAAAACGAAAAAGCAGAAATGAGGTGTTGTAATTGCAGTCTTTGGCTGAATTTGAAGTggaggatcattatgacactcTCTGAAAGTATCCCAAGTTTCGTGGTTCATAGGGGACaatacaataaattaatatatttgtacatctagtgactgtacactacacgcatacacacacatatgcaaacacacacataaagatacatgctcacacatgcaagcacaaacacacacacacacacacacacacacacacacacacatgcacaaacacacagtcacacacacataaatacaaatgctcagacatgcacacacagtagacatgcacacatacacatgcatgcacacacatgcacacaaaggcacgcatgcacagacccatatgcatgcaaacacacacggcacgcacacaagcaggcacgcacacatagacacaatcACGTGCAGGCACGCATgcatcaacacacaacacatgcacacacacagatgcatgcacacacaaacataaactcacacaccattacccccccccccacacacacacacacaagtgaacaggcacacatttacacaaaaagcaaacgcacacatgcacacacacattaacatacacaaACGGTGCAAGAGTagaggatggagtaggagatggagataagttgaaaatcaatgtttattTGTACGGAGAAAATGTGCAGCACTGagcggtggtcatattttgtaccgctttgcggtataTCTAGTTTAAGCATAAACAGTATGCCTCATTGGTCATAGGGCCTCACTGAAAGCTCTATCAGGTGTGGAGCTCTAAATTTAGACTGGtcagggaggtggtggtgggagtgAATGTGGGGCCACAGTTCATCCAGTTACTGAGGGGCCAACCTTGGACCAAATGGCAGAAGCTGAACATGCATTTTTGTTGTTAAGTTCAATCTTATGTTTGTATTAGGTCATTTATTGTGTCATTTGATAGAACATAGTCTTTGACTAGTTGCTATTGAGAACATAATATTTCACTCTAGTTATTGAGTCTACAGTATGAACTAAAATGCTGCAATGCTGCTGAAATTTGTCAAATGAAAGATTATTTTTACTCCTCATGAGAAAGGGTGCAAGTTATTTTTGCTTTTCCTTTACTGTACACCACACTTGTGACTTCTTCTTTAGATATTAGCCATGCCCTGCCGCAAAATGCAAAGCTCGTGAAAAATCAGTCATGAAAGATAAAGATGGAAAAATgtccagttgccaccacctgtaaagccaTTCCTACTTTGGGGGTCATCTCatagttggccctctagtacacctgtagtaCATTTCGTTaacatcaaagcaggtgaacttgattcacaaccacctctgttacataactggccagaTCAACATCCcgcaagtgtgactgactttatgctatactcctatgaaccagcgTCCCCTTaattttttgagcagtgtatattAGTGGAGTAGCACTCCTGTAAGCCGCGTTCTTGGTACTTACAGAGCTGCATTCTACATGCAGCTCTGCATCCATTCTCTCACCTGTTCTTCTCAGTTGAATAGCTCACATATTCTACTCTCACCACATTATGCATGCATGGCCCTTACAATGACCAAAATACTGTAAGAGTATTAAAGTTAGTGTAGAATACCATGGAATAGCCTAGGGCCCAAAGGGATATTGAACAAAGGTGAATTAACAATCACCCCCAACGTTCTGTCCTCACCACTTTCTAAATCAAACATATGTCCCTGGTCCACTGCACTTGAAAAAGCATCTCGGGCAACACTTTATTTCAGTGTGTCGCTGATACAGTGTTACcgcattgttttatttattctgCACTTTGTCTTCTCGCTAATCCAACTATCTCAATCCAGAAGATTTGTCTTTGACTTGACATgaatttattcttatttttttcaCAGAATCAGATGACCTCAAGAGAATTAAAAGTCATGCAGGTACTTTCTAAGACTATGACAATGGTCacattgtgtgttgttgactcATGAAACATCCTTTGTTCTTTTCTGTTAAGAATTGTAATATATTGTGTTAGACTTGTGTTAGACTCTTCAAAATCGCTTCCATTTACCCTCATAACTGTTCCATTCTATGACACTGGATATGATGATGCCAATAGTGCAAAGCAGTCATATGGTCATATATGCTTCTCCACATGAGTGAAAGAAATGTCATATGGAATGCTTCTCCATTAACATGAGTGAATGAAAATCAGTCAGCCAGCActcaacatgtactgtatgagaacTCCTTCAGGACTGATGGAAAACCAATCCCAGTGTCTAACTGAGGTAGTtgagagaatgccaagagtgtacAATGCTGTCCTCATAGCATATGCTGGCTGTTTTGAAGAGTTTAAAATATGGAACATGTTGCTTTATTAAGGCATACTCTTTTGTTGTTTAATACATAAccccacatgtgttaattcataggaGTCTTCAGTTTTGTTCTACAACAGTGGTCCCCAAACGTTTTCTTCAGAGGGCCAGCTCACTATGTCTGGCTCAAAGAGAGGGCCAGAGACTCAAAGTCTGTCAGTAGTAACTGCGTCATTATACCATATCGATGTAAAATGTACTTCGTCTTTGCGTACACAGCTCAAATTGTGAACAAGCGATATTCaacaaactagaaatgtgcatctccgcggacgagctgcaagagtgggcttgctcaccagggggcagtgttgtCAACGCCTGAATagccccccattcatttcaatgggtccAAAAACCGGAGAAAAACGGGAATACCAGAAAAACGGCAACCGGCAGCCACCTGTTAATAACTGGCATAatacaccggatcgggcctgattttttagtgttggaaccgcgtcgatagctcaaacgctctaggagaagaggcattctcaaaaagtgggtgaaatggaataactagaaatgcgcATCTCCGTagaggagctgcaagagtggacttgctcaccagggggcagtgatgtaaacgcctgaacagtcccccTTACATTTTAATGAgaaaacgcctctggtggagcatggtggAACTACAAGGCTCTGAAAAcaggaataccggaaaaacgacatcaggcagccatccgacattaacaagcaacctacaccggTCCAAATATGCAGATGTACAAAGTGAGTGTTCCTTTTGTGGTGAGGTAGAGGAAACTTTAGTTCATCTTTTTTTTGAATGTAAAGAAACTGAACTGTTTCTTATTGATCTTAATAAGTACCTTTTTGATTGTTTAGATACATCTTACTCCCTTAGtgtgaaagatttttttttctattatgaAAATCATGAACAGAAATCCCTGGAATATGTAgttaatttctttattttgcaaGCAAAGTTTTTCATTCACAagcaaaaatggcaaaaatcTCAACCTTCTTTCACTTTATTTTCTCTAGAAATGGATACACTTGTGAATACCTTACAGGTAGTCAGAAACAATTCGAAAAATGATAGACTGTTGTGTCTTCTTGGTACAGTACTTAACAGATAATCTGCTTTCTCTTTACATAGGCTAATTTATATAATCTGCTTTCTCTTTACATAATTTATctgatttatttgtgtgtgttgttattttttgtttgttttgtctaaattattattgttgttattattatttatattactgtattattattattactgtctGAATTTTTTTGTAGTGTCTAATGCATGTATTGTGTTGAATTCTTTAAtaaagcatttaaaaaaaaaaaaaaaaaaaaaaaagcaacctacaccggattggcctgattttttagtgtttgaaccgcgtcgatagctcaattactctaggagaagaggcgttctcaaaaaacgggctaagaagaacaatagatgggcttgccctgcagcaagcccactaataataatatgaaGTAAACTTAAGAAGAACAAAAGATGGGCTggccttgcagcaagcccactaataattTAAAATTTAAAGTAGTCAAGCTTTGAGAGTTTTATGAagtgctggaaaaaaaacatatgaaaTGACCATCATTCTAACTTTCACTCACCCAGTGAGAACAGTGTGACTTCTGCTGTCTTTGTGTGAACATTTATATGAGTCAATAAGAATAGAAATAATTATCCCTGAAAGTCCCAAAAATATGACTTGAATAGAAGTTAGGCCTATTAGCAATTCATTGATAAACTTTTAGAATACGTTGAACACTGATGCAGTTAGCATAGGCCTATCTGACATCATTtgcaggtaggcctacatttcattcTGTTTTCAATGGCTAACTCGAATCAGCACCAAAACAACCATCTGTCGATAAAACAGTCTTACATGTGTACTGTTAAGCCTCGCCATAGAGAATGAATGGGGAAATTACGGAGATTACTGTATAGTCTGGCGATGTCATAGTCCTGTGCGGGCcggatgctacagtatataccacAGACATGTTTTGGGGGGAACCCAAAATAAGGTGGCGGGCCGTAGTTTGAGGACCACTGTTCTACAATGTTAAGATAACTAGATATACCGCATAGCGGACACAATATGACCACTGCTCTGTACTGCAAATTTTCACCACAAAAATGAATgatgcttgtcaactttcctgtatcttcTGTTTCTGCAATTTATATGCAGacatctcctactcttgcagctcatgtgtatgattgtgtgcatgtgtgagtttgcttttatgtataagagtgtgtgcgtgcgtgtgtgtgtgtgtgtgtaatccatggatgtgcgtgtatctgtgtgtgcgtgtgtgtatgtgtgtgtgtgtgtgtgtgtgtgtgtttgtgtgtgtgtgtgtgtgtgtgtgtgtaaatgtgacaCTGTCATTCTTAACCAGCAACCCTTAGCTCTAtagcaccatctacaggccaatgggtctacagtcactaaatgtacacataaattaattATGACcaccgctagcgtagctagcatAGCGGTCATATCGTGATTGATTTTCTTCtgtcacatgaaaacacacagatgaaatttggtgcagttcataacatttcatctgaagatatgggcgATTTTAGACAGTCTTCTAAATATTTTTTACGCTTTGTGAtaagaacgcttcagttacacgccCACCGTCTTCCTGTAATAACttataacatgcacacacaggttaCATGGGTTAGTCTGCAAATTACACTTGTCACGACAGTTTCTATAAAGCATTCTTCACAAAAGAAAATTGTATCATTTTGTTTCAAATCAAATACAATTTCAGCTGTCatgtcttttttctgtcttagtGGATGTAACTCTGGATCCTGACACAGCACATGCCTCCCTCATCCTGTCTGCTGATGGGAAACAAGTGAGATGTGGCGACACAAAGCAGAATGTCCCTGACAACCCCAAAAGGTTCAGTCTTGTTGTAAATGTCTTGGGAAAACAGGGCTTTTCCACGGGCAAATTCTACTATGAGGTTCAGGTCAAGGGGAAGATTGAGTGGACCTTAGGGGTGGGCAGAGAGTCCATGATCAGGAAGGGAAAGATAACTTGGAGCCCTGAGAATGGATACTGGACAATATGGCTGCGTAATGGGACTGAGTATAAGGCATTGGACAGTACCCGTGTTCTCCTCTCCCTGAAAGAGAAGCcccagagggtgggggtgtttgtggATTATGAGGCAGGTCTGGTCTCCTTTTATGATGCAGACAGTTGGTATCATCTCTACTCTTATGCTAATGTTACCTTCACTGAGAAACTTTACCCAGTCCTCTGTCCTAATCTTAATCATGGAGGAAagaactcctctcctcttatcatCTCCTCAGTTCATATCTGCCCTATCAAGTAATGTATAAtgatggtgtactgtatgttttattaAAGTCAGAATTCAGCATGTTTATTACTCcggccaaggaggttatgttttcatcggggtttgtttgtttgtttgtttgtttgtttgtctgtttgttagcaagataattcaaaaagtaatggatggatttcgatgagatttgtctgtatcaccgtcgggattggcgtggtggcaatctgaatagtttaggttcaaatgtatgacaacctaggaagaacaatacaggcggaggtctgcgttctctgagtgcttttctagttacataTGGAATGTTTTTtatgtaaataaatgaaatgtgaaataaatcgataaattaataaataaaagattCAATGTAAACCAtatattgacattgacattccTTAATGCACTTGATAATGCACACCTAAATCTATTCTCTGCTCCTCCTAACATATCTCAGAAGGTTCTTTTCATTCATGGAAAATCCCCTCATGTCTTTAAattggtttatactgtatatttgtcgCATACTGATACTTTAATCGATTGGCCATCAATCCAAAGTAGAAATTCTCGGTCATGACATTGACTGCTTATTTTGCTTTGCTTATTATTTGTCTTGTAGATATAATACAGATTGCTAAATTGATTTTCACCGGAGGGGATCTTGAAGAAATAAACTAGCTATTTCTTCATAATGCTAAACCCCAAATATTCTGATCTCATGCAAATGAATCTCACCGCTTTCATAAACCCATTTGTATTTGCTTATTTACATGATTGTACAATGTATTCAAGTGCTCAGGTAATGTATAGTAACATCAGTGCTCAAGATCTTGTCAACCACTCAAGACAATAATAGgaagtgtttctgtgttttcttttacaCCATAATCAGTAGCCTTTTTACAGTAATAGTCAGTTTACTTGTATAATTGCGTTCAATTTTTGGGGGGATTatgaaaactatatatttttggaa belongs to Sardina pilchardus chromosome 16, fSarPil1.1, whole genome shotgun sequence and includes:
- the LOC134060519 gene encoding zinc-binding protein A33-like, whose amino-acid sequence is MVDVTLDPDTAHASLILSADGKQVRCGDTKQNVPDNPKRFSLVVNVLGKQGFSTGKFYYEVQVKGKIEWTLGVGRESMIRKGKITWSPENGYWTIWLRNGTEYKALDSTRVLLSLKEKPQRVGVFVDYEAGLVSFYDADSWYHLYSYANVTFTEKLYPVLCPNLNHGGKNSSPLIISSVHICPIK